In Streptomyces sp. NBC_01551, one DNA window encodes the following:
- a CDS encoding CHAT domain-containing protein encodes MKLLDARTNALLADPGRNPRHVIDPVVVGALAVVDECVPFPFDDLEASRVAGNVHWIRYRLLPAGQDAEDLEGLEFRLGAVWLRAPERIGPSPARYFTTYAPACGLARALMERARRGGGPAERMVDEAITLARTLVADEHWECHSRAGHLAVLAQFLGVRADWFGNPADVTELVARSREANGAVAADDPFRDRVRITHGHALLLGLRVGGPARDLDEAIEVWEEVVAAMDEEDEERGTMRGNLALARRIRAEWTGSPADLEEAVRRYREAVLLLDDQDHPYLPEALAGLGNALRLRFEALGHREDLDEQVSVCERAVALPVTSRATAGRCLAYLALARLTRYGRTGDRADLDAGANASDLGIQVLDPRSPDRPVALANHSRVLQLRAEASGDPEDVRAALAAADTAVEALESAVALGTAGVQARTVAHLARCNTLLARAERTGSAEDAGEALDAGEALDAARRAVAACAPDSALYAVTLNAVGNAHRLRADAAEAGLAGADAAGVDPAGADAASAGPAGADAVGVDPAGAAAASAGPAGADAVGVDPAGAHAAGAGPAAADGAGDRALAAAAYRQAAGHHSAGPAVAAAAAAALGMNAALAGDWDAAADAYSEAVERLVRVAPAALRRADREHRLTALGGMASTALACCLAADRVADGVRLFERGRGVIMRQALDARGDLTDLEAADPALAARLRALQQALTEPETSHDSLARREPEPEPAAPAATAGVEGRRRAEAELDRLVTRIRTEAGLPGFLAPPDLHALTAAAGPTGAIVIVNVSRFRSDAVLLRAARQPEAVPLPGLTPAFAAEQSAALMEALDALAAPGAGRAARTAAERAVSAVLVALWDTVTGPVLDRLGHTTRAEGPAADRPRVWWCPAGLLTALPLHAAGRHNTRFDDVPLTVPDRVVSSYTPTIDALLRGDGPDRTATGPGRTLVVATATASGAEAGSAAPNTLAEAEAVAALAPGPVDRLIGPDATRDRVLAALRTARRAHFACHADTDPMDPGAGALRLADHAEHPLDVPAISALRLTDAEFAFLAACSTAAPGFRNPDEALHLTSAFRLAGFHQVVGTLWRLRGRRGRDVVESVHRAVAERGPEAAAGALHEAVLRLRGLWAEEPSVWATHLHVGGAGPTGVREESS; translated from the coding sequence GTGAAGCTGCTCGACGCGCGGACCAACGCCCTTCTCGCCGACCCGGGGCGCAACCCCCGGCACGTGATCGACCCGGTCGTGGTGGGGGCGCTGGCCGTGGTGGACGAGTGCGTGCCCTTCCCGTTCGACGACCTCGAGGCCTCGCGGGTCGCCGGCAACGTCCACTGGATCCGGTACCGGTTACTGCCCGCCGGGCAGGACGCCGAGGACCTGGAAGGACTCGAATTCCGGCTCGGCGCCGTGTGGTTGCGCGCACCGGAGCGGATCGGGCCCAGTCCCGCCCGGTACTTCACCACGTACGCGCCCGCGTGCGGTCTCGCCCGGGCCCTGATGGAGCGCGCCCGGCGCGGTGGCGGGCCCGCCGAGCGGATGGTGGACGAGGCGATCACCCTCGCCCGGACCCTCGTGGCCGACGAGCACTGGGAGTGTCACAGCCGCGCGGGTCACCTGGCCGTCCTCGCGCAGTTCCTCGGCGTGCGCGCCGACTGGTTCGGGAACCCCGCCGACGTGACGGAGCTGGTCGCACGCTCCCGCGAGGCGAACGGGGCCGTCGCCGCCGACGACCCGTTCCGGGACCGGGTGCGCATCACCCACGGGCACGCCCTGCTTCTGGGACTGCGCGTCGGCGGCCCCGCCCGGGATCTGGACGAGGCGATCGAGGTCTGGGAGGAGGTCGTCGCCGCCATGGACGAGGAGGACGAGGAACGCGGCACGATGCGCGGGAACCTGGCCCTCGCCCGGCGGATCCGCGCCGAGTGGACCGGCTCCCCGGCCGACCTGGAAGAGGCGGTCCGGCGCTACCGGGAGGCGGTCCTCCTCCTCGACGACCAGGACCACCCGTACCTGCCCGAGGCGCTGGCCGGGCTCGGCAACGCGCTGCGGCTGCGCTTCGAGGCGCTCGGCCACCGCGAGGACCTCGACGAGCAGGTCAGCGTCTGCGAGCGGGCCGTCGCACTGCCCGTCACCAGCCGGGCCACCGCCGGGCGGTGCCTCGCCTACCTCGCGCTCGCGCGCCTCACCCGGTACGGCCGCACCGGGGACCGGGCCGACCTCGACGCGGGGGCGAACGCGTCCGACCTCGGGATCCAGGTCCTCGACCCGCGCAGCCCGGACCGTCCCGTGGCCCTGGCCAATCACAGCCGGGTCCTCCAGCTCCGGGCCGAGGCGAGCGGTGACCCCGAGGACGTACGCGCAGCCCTCGCCGCCGCCGACACCGCCGTCGAGGCCCTGGAGAGCGCCGTCGCCCTCGGTACAGCCGGCGTGCAGGCCCGTACGGTCGCGCACCTCGCCCGCTGCAACACGCTGCTGGCCCGCGCCGAACGCACCGGCTCGGCCGAGGACGCGGGCGAGGCCCTGGACGCGGGCGAGGCCCTGGACGCGGCCCGCCGGGCCGTCGCCGCCTGCGCACCCGACTCCGCCCTGTACGCGGTGACCCTCAACGCCGTGGGCAATGCCCACCGCCTGCGCGCCGACGCGGCGGAAGCCGGCCTGGCGGGGGCGGACGCGGCGGGAGTCGATCCGGCGGGAGCCGACGCGGCGAGCGCCGGCCCGGCTGGAGCTGACGCGGTGGGAGTCGATCCGGCTGGAGCGGCCGCGGCGAGCGCCGGCCCGGCTGGAGCTGACGCGGTGGGAGTCGATCCGGCTGGAGCCCACGCGGCGGGCGCCGGTCCGGCTGCGGCCGACGGGGCCGGGGACCGTGCGCTGGCCGCGGCCGCATACCGGCAGGCCGCCGGGCATCACAGCGCCGGTCCGGCCGTGGCCGCGGCGGCCGCCGCCGCGCTGGGCATGAACGCCGCCCTCGCCGGTGACTGGGACGCCGCCGCCGACGCCTACTCCGAGGCCGTCGAGCGTCTGGTACGGGTCGCCCCCGCGGCGCTGCGCCGCGCCGACCGGGAACACCGGCTCACCGCGCTCGGCGGCATGGCCTCCACCGCCCTGGCCTGCTGCCTGGCCGCCGACCGTGTCGCGGACGGCGTACGCCTCTTCGAACGCGGCCGCGGCGTGATCATGCGTCAGGCCCTCGACGCCCGCGGCGACCTCACCGACCTGGAAGCGGCCGACCCCGCCCTCGCCGCGCGGTTACGGGCCCTCCAACAGGCCCTGACCGAGCCGGAGACGTCCCACGACAGCCTGGCCCGCCGCGAGCCGGAGCCCGAGCCGGCGGCCCCCGCCGCCACCGCGGGCGTCGAGGGCCGCCGCCGGGCGGAGGCCGAACTCGACCGGCTCGTCACGCGGATCCGCACCGAGGCCGGCCTCCCCGGCTTCCTCGCCCCGCCCGACCTCCACGCCCTGACGGCGGCGGCCGGACCCACCGGGGCGATCGTCATCGTCAACGTGTCGAGGTTCCGCTCCGACGCCGTCCTGCTGCGTGCCGCCCGGCAACCGGAGGCCGTGCCGCTGCCCGGACTCACCCCCGCCTTCGCGGCGGAGCAGAGCGCCGCCCTCATGGAGGCCCTCGACGCCCTGGCCGCGCCCGGCGCCGGCCGGGCCGCCCGCACCGCCGCCGAACGCGCCGTGAGCGCCGTACTCGTCGCCCTCTGGGACACCGTCACCGGCCCCGTCCTCGACCGGCTCGGACACACCACCCGCGCCGAGGGCCCGGCCGCCGACCGCCCCCGCGTGTGGTGGTGCCCGGCCGGCCTCCTGACCGCCCTCCCCCTGCACGCCGCCGGCCGCCACAACACCCGGTTCGACGACGTACCGCTCACCGTCCCCGACCGGGTCGTCTCCTCGTACACCCCGACCATCGACGCCCTGCTCCGCGGCGACGGTCCGGACCGGACGGCCACGGGCCCCGGCCGCACCCTCGTCGTCGCCACCGCCACCGCGAGCGGCGCCGAGGCCGGCTCCGCCGCACCCAACACCCTCGCCGAGGCGGAGGCCGTGGCCGCTCTCGCCCCCGGCCCCGTCGACCGGCTGATCGGCCCCGACGCCACCCGCGACCGGGTGCTCGCCGCGCTGAGGACCGCCCGCCGCGCCCACTTCGCCTGTCATGCGGACACGGACCCGATGGACCCGGGGGCCGGTGCGCTGCGCCTGGCGGACCACGCCGAGCACCCCCTCGACGTACCCGCGATCTCCGCACTGCGGCTCACCGACGCCGAGTTCGCCTTCCTCGCGGCCTGCTCCACCGCCGCGCCCGGCTTCCGCAACCCGGACGAGGCCCTCCACCTGACCTCCGCGTTCCGCCTCGCCGGGTTCCACCAGGTCGTCGGCACGCTGTGGCGGCTGCGCGGCCGGCGCGGGCGCGACGTCGTGGAATCCGTCCACCGGGCCGTCGCCGAGCGGGGCCCGGAGGCCGCCGCCGGCGCCCTGCACGAGGCCGTGCTGCGCCTGCGCGGCCTGTGGGCCGAGGAACCCTCGGTCTGGGCCACCCATCTGCACGTCGGGGGCGCCGGCCCGACCGGCGTGCGAGAGGAGTCGTCATGA
- a CDS encoding zinc-dependent alcohol dehydrogenase family protein, producing the protein MRATLIYGAGDVRVENVPDPAVHEPTDAVVRVLRSCVCGSDLWPYGAKPAADRGDRIGHEFLGVVEETGTEVSALKRGDVVVAPFVWADNTCDFCREGLHTSCRHGGWWGAEGVDGGQGEAVRVPQAQGTLVKLPVGEDSALLPSLLTLSDVFPTGHHCAVRAGVGPRTTVTVIGDGAVGLSAVLAARRLGAERIILMGRHEDRTDLGRDFGATEVVAERGEEGVEKVRELTAGDGTHTVLECVGLRPAIETALGVVRAGGTISRVGAPQYPEVPMDFPVFLRNITLTGGVAPARAYIEELLPDVLEGKVEPGRVFDRTVSLDDVPAGYRAMADRQALKVMIQP; encoded by the coding sequence ATGCGAGCGACCCTGATCTACGGCGCCGGCGACGTACGCGTCGAGAACGTGCCCGATCCCGCCGTCCACGAGCCCACCGACGCCGTGGTGCGCGTCCTGCGCTCCTGCGTGTGCGGCAGCGACCTGTGGCCGTACGGTGCCAAACCCGCCGCGGACCGCGGCGACCGGATCGGCCACGAGTTCCTCGGCGTCGTCGAGGAGACCGGCACCGAGGTGAGCGCTCTCAAGCGCGGCGACGTGGTGGTGGCCCCCTTCGTGTGGGCCGACAACACCTGCGACTTCTGCCGCGAGGGCCTCCACACCTCGTGCCGCCACGGCGGCTGGTGGGGCGCGGAAGGTGTCGACGGGGGCCAGGGCGAGGCCGTACGCGTCCCGCAGGCGCAGGGCACCCTGGTCAAGCTGCCCGTCGGCGAGGACTCCGCCCTGCTCCCGTCGCTGCTCACGCTCTCGGACGTGTTCCCCACCGGCCACCACTGCGCGGTCAGGGCCGGGGTCGGCCCGCGTACGACGGTCACGGTGATCGGGGACGGCGCCGTCGGCCTGTCCGCGGTGCTCGCCGCCAGGCGGCTCGGCGCCGAGCGGATCATCCTGATGGGCCGGCACGAGGACCGCACCGATCTCGGCCGCGACTTCGGCGCCACCGAGGTGGTCGCCGAACGCGGTGAGGAAGGCGTCGAGAAGGTCCGCGAGCTGACCGCGGGGGACGGCACCCACACCGTCCTGGAATGCGTCGGCCTCAGGCCCGCCATCGAGACCGCCCTCGGCGTGGTGCGGGCCGGCGGCACCATCAGCCGGGTCGGCGCCCCGCAGTACCCGGAGGTGCCGATGGACTTCCCGGTGTTCCTGCGCAACATCACCCTCACCGGCGGCGTCGCCCCGGCCCGCGCCTACATCGAGGAACTGCTGCCCGACGTCCTCGAAGGGAAGGTCGAACCCGGGCGCGTCTTCGACCGCACCGTCAGCCTCGACGACGTTCCCGCCGGGTACCGGGCGATGGCCGACCGGCAGGCGCTGAAAGTCATGATCCAGCCCTGA
- the cseB gene encoding two-component system response regulator CseB, whose translation MSSSAPAPASARPVRVLLVEDDDLMRRSFTVALDRYGYRMTAAADGLAGLELFRDGAFDLLVLDVMLPGLDGIGLCRRVRETSLVPILMMSARGDGLDVVAGLEAGADDYVVKPVDTYVLVARIRSLLRRATYAPVAAAGPEHATAGGSGAPSDGERLVFGDLTIDTDGLEVFVAGNPVALTPTELKLLLEFAAHPGVVLERHTLLRNVWEYGWDGDSRVVDLCVQRLRRKLGRDRIETVRGFGYKFRR comes from the coding sequence GTGTCCTCGTCCGCCCCCGCCCCGGCCTCCGCGCGTCCCGTACGCGTGCTGCTGGTGGAGGACGACGATCTGATGCGCCGGTCCTTCACCGTGGCCCTCGACCGCTATGGCTACCGGATGACGGCCGCGGCCGACGGGCTCGCGGGGCTGGAGCTCTTCCGCGACGGGGCCTTCGACCTGCTGGTCCTGGACGTGATGCTGCCCGGCCTGGACGGGATCGGCCTGTGCCGCAGGGTCCGGGAGACCAGCCTGGTGCCGATCCTGATGATGTCCGCGCGCGGCGACGGGCTCGATGTCGTCGCCGGTCTGGAGGCCGGGGCGGACGACTACGTGGTCAAGCCCGTGGACACCTACGTGCTCGTGGCGCGCATCCGCTCGCTGCTGCGACGGGCCACCTACGCGCCCGTCGCCGCGGCGGGGCCCGAGCACGCCACGGCCGGGGGGTCGGGGGCGCCCTCCGACGGCGAGCGGCTGGTGTTCGGGGACCTGACCATCGACACGGACGGCCTGGAGGTGTTCGTGGCCGGAAACCCGGTGGCGCTCACCCCGACCGAGCTGAAGCTGCTGCTGGAGTTCGCCGCGCACCCGGGCGTCGTGCTGGAGCGGCACACCCTGCTGCGCAACGTCTGGGAGTACGGCTGGGACGGCGACAGCCGGGTCGTGGACCTGTGCGTGCAGCGGCTTCGCAGGAAACTGGGCCGGGACCGGATCGAGACGGTCCGCGGCTTCGGCTACAAGTTCAGGCGCTGA
- a CDS encoding HAMP domain-containing sensor histidine kinase: MRPFHRPRPGRVPLRWKIAALAAATACLVAAAVGVLVHLWTAGDVRDRAEMRAFNSVYSAVDTYRRTGTLADGAELDPAELPAALRHPDDGERHTAYDGRIDDNVGPTAWAAQRVGGPGSPVLAVRVNMSPELHDLRRLDVSMAVASLVALAAAVPLAVYGAGLLGRRLRRVSETAGRISAGDLDARTGPTKGGDEVADIAATVDLMADSLGRRLRTERQFTADVAHELRTPVGGLLAATDLLPPGESEDLVRARVRDLRGLVEDLLEISRLDAGAEHPVRAHVPLGAVVREAVARTGFDAEVTDARDAWAAETAGAAEAAETVETDPRRLERIVGNLVVNAHRHGAAPVEVTVDGRTVVVRDHGPGFPPDVLREGPRRFHTGAAERGSGHGLGLTIALGQARVLGAELRLDNHPDGGAVATLRLPPS; the protein is encoded by the coding sequence GTGCGCCCGTTCCACCGGCCGCGCCCGGGCCGCGTGCCCCTGCGCTGGAAGATCGCCGCCCTGGCGGCCGCCACCGCCTGCCTGGTCGCGGCGGCGGTCGGCGTGCTGGTCCATCTGTGGACCGCGGGCGACGTCCGCGACCGGGCCGAGATGCGGGCGTTCAACAGCGTGTACTCGGCCGTGGACACCTACCGGCGTACCGGGACCCTGGCGGACGGTGCCGAGCTCGATCCCGCCGAGCTGCCCGCCGCACTGCGCCACCCGGACGACGGCGAGCGGCACACGGCGTACGACGGGCGCATCGACGACAACGTGGGGCCGACCGCCTGGGCCGCCCAGCGGGTCGGCGGGCCGGGCAGTCCCGTGCTGGCCGTACGGGTCAACATGAGCCCGGAGCTCCACGATCTGCGCCGGCTCGACGTGAGCATGGCAGTGGCCTCGCTGGTCGCGCTCGCGGCGGCCGTGCCCCTGGCGGTGTACGGGGCGGGGCTGCTCGGCCGTCGGCTGCGGCGCGTGTCCGAGACCGCGGGCCGGATCTCCGCCGGGGACCTGGACGCCCGTACCGGTCCCACCAAGGGCGGCGACGAGGTGGCCGACATCGCCGCCACCGTCGACCTCATGGCCGACAGTCTCGGACGACGGCTGCGCACCGAGCGCCAGTTCACCGCGGACGTGGCGCACGAGCTGCGCACCCCCGTCGGCGGGCTGCTGGCCGCCACCGATCTGCTGCCGCCGGGCGAGAGCGAGGATCTGGTCCGGGCCCGGGTACGTGATCTGCGCGGCCTGGTCGAGGACCTGCTGGAGATCTCCCGGCTGGACGCCGGCGCCGAGCATCCGGTCCGCGCCCACGTGCCGCTCGGCGCGGTCGTCCGCGAGGCCGTGGCGCGCACCGGGTTCGACGCGGAGGTCACCGACGCGCGGGACGCCTGGGCCGCTGAGACCGCCGGGGCCGCGGAGGCCGCCGAAACCGTGGAGACGGACCCGCGCCGCCTGGAGCGGATCGTCGGCAACCTCGTCGTCAACGCCCACCGGCACGGGGCCGCCCCGGTCGAGGTCACCGTCGACGGCCGTACCGTCGTCGTGCGCGACCACGGCCCCGGCTTCCCCCCGGACGTGCTGCGCGAGGGTCCGCGCCGTTTCCACACGGGCGCGGCGGAGCGCGGCTCGGGCCACGGCCTGGGGCTGACCATCGCCCTGGGGCAGGCCCGGGTCCTCGGCGCCGAGCTGCGTCTGGACAACCACCCGGACGGCGGGGCCGTCGCCACGCTGCGCCTGCCGCCCTCCTGA
- a CDS encoding ABC transporter ATP-binding protein — MSKVYGSGDTRVVALDRVSIAFREGEFTAIMGPSGCGKSTLMHCAAGLDSVSSGSVRIGTTELSTLDDRQLTELRRDRIGFVFQAFNLLPTLTALENITLPLTIAGRRPDREWLDRVVSMVGLSQRLGHRPGQLSGGQQQRVAVARALASRPAIVFGDEPTGNLDSRAGAEVLGFLRDSVRELGQTVVMVTHDPVAAGFADRVVFLSDGRLVDEMTRPTPDRVLDRMKAFDTRTRTS, encoded by the coding sequence CTGTCGAAGGTCTACGGCAGCGGCGACACCCGTGTCGTTGCCCTGGACCGGGTCAGCATCGCCTTCCGGGAGGGCGAGTTCACCGCGATCATGGGCCCCTCCGGCTGCGGCAAGTCCACCCTGATGCACTGCGCCGCCGGGCTCGACTCGGTCAGCTCCGGATCCGTCCGCATCGGCACCACCGAGCTGAGCACGCTGGACGACCGGCAGCTCACCGAGTTGCGCCGGGACCGGATCGGGTTCGTCTTCCAGGCGTTCAACCTGTTGCCGACGCTGACCGCGTTGGAGAACATCACGCTGCCGCTGACCATCGCCGGGCGCCGCCCCGACCGGGAGTGGCTGGACCGGGTGGTCTCCATGGTCGGCCTGTCCCAGCGGCTCGGCCACCGGCCCGGGCAGCTGTCCGGCGGCCAGCAGCAGCGCGTGGCCGTCGCCCGCGCGCTGGCCTCCCGCCCGGCGATCGTCTTCGGCGACGAGCCCACCGGCAATCTCGACTCCCGCGCCGGGGCCGAGGTCCTCGGGTTCCTGCGGGACTCGGTGCGCGAGCTCGGCCAGACCGTGGTCATGGTGACGCACGACCCCGTCGCCGCCGGCTTCGCCGACCGCGTGGTCTTCCTCTCCGACGGCCGCCTCGTGGACGAGATGACCCGTCCCACCCCGGACCGGGTGCTGGACCGGATGAAGGCCTTCGACACCCGTACGCGCACCAGCTGA
- a CDS encoding ABC transporter permease has protein sequence MLRTALRNVLAAKARLVMTVLAVCLGVAFTCGTLVFADSATAAYRASASKNFADIAVTVTPKAPRPGAAADEKGGALDDALVRRLAGVTGVAAVRPSVDGTATLNGADGRPLRAAKAWANMAAAYVPGKDGADSRYPLVKGHAPRKADEMALDGGAADAGGLKIGDLVTLATDGPVMRKRLVGIVRTEDTRVTAGGSLALFDKATAQELFAAPGQYTSIDLSAAPGTDQFELSERVAALLPADRAEATTGAAQAAQQATYIDTLTRGHQKMPMVFAGVALFIGSFLIVNTFTMLVSRRTREIALLRAIGATRRQVVRTVLWEAVLVGLVSSVAGFVLGLGIASVLPGLLSTDDLPDGPLVIGPLPVVAALGVGVGITVLAAWLPSRKAAKVAPIEALRSAERLPTANASRVRGVAGLVLLVPGAGLLVSLTGAKDASEENLRDAMSGCALLVVALIVLAPLLASPVIRLSGRLTGRLGITGHLARENALRDPRRTAATASALMISTALVAGLAVIGDSTGQALDRQAAAGLGADYVITSSSTMTGIDPAAEQRVARTPGVKTAAAVTDSTVFTGGGVRAIAGVDPATVGEVMRLDFAAGSLKDLGPGRIAVSATVAREQGVSAGGQLGARIGRNQEVKRYTVVGVYEDNPTAGDVLGARGEVSEDGFLPGSVQRILVRTESGAVSKATEDRLRTATGNSPLVRVKDRRAVVDEAAGSLADLLTLMYGLLAIGVVISSLGIVNTLAMSVSERTREIGVLRAIGMDRAGIRRMIRLESVTVALFGTLLGLAGGLFAAWAVGALANGAMAEYSLTLPWGTLLLVCVVSLLIGAVAAAVPARRAAALSPLEAVAEQ, from the coding sequence ATGCTGAGAACAGCCCTGCGCAACGTCCTGGCGGCCAAGGCCCGTCTGGTCATGACCGTCCTCGCGGTCTGCCTGGGTGTCGCGTTCACCTGCGGCACCCTCGTCTTCGCGGACTCCGCCACCGCGGCCTACCGCGCCTCCGCGTCGAAGAACTTCGCGGACATAGCGGTCACCGTGACCCCCAAGGCGCCTCGGCCCGGGGCCGCCGCGGACGAGAAGGGCGGCGCGCTCGACGACGCGCTCGTGCGCAGACTCGCCGGGGTTACCGGTGTCGCCGCTGTGCGGCCCTCGGTCGACGGCACGGCGACCCTGAACGGCGCTGACGGCCGTCCGCTGCGGGCCGCGAAGGCCTGGGCGAACATGGCCGCGGCCTACGTACCGGGCAAGGACGGCGCGGACAGCCGCTATCCGCTGGTCAAGGGCCACGCCCCCCGCAAGGCCGATGAAATGGCCCTGGACGGCGGCGCCGCCGACGCCGGCGGGCTGAAGATCGGCGACCTGGTCACGCTGGCCACCGACGGGCCGGTCATGCGGAAACGGCTCGTGGGCATCGTCAGGACCGAGGACACCCGGGTGACCGCCGGCGGGAGCCTCGCCCTGTTCGACAAGGCGACGGCCCAGGAACTCTTCGCGGCCCCCGGCCAGTACACCTCGATCGACCTGTCCGCCGCGCCCGGCACCGACCAGTTCGAGCTCTCCGAGCGGGTCGCGGCCCTGCTCCCGGCCGACCGGGCCGAGGCCACCACCGGCGCAGCCCAGGCCGCCCAGCAGGCCACGTACATCGACACGTTGACCCGGGGCCACCAGAAGATGCCGATGGTCTTCGCCGGGGTGGCGCTGTTCATCGGCTCGTTCCTCATCGTCAACACCTTCACCATGCTCGTCTCCCGGCGCACCCGGGAGATCGCGCTGCTGCGGGCGATCGGCGCCACGCGCCGCCAAGTGGTCCGTACCGTCCTGTGGGAGGCCGTCCTGGTCGGCCTCGTCTCGTCGGTGGCCGGGTTCGTGCTCGGCCTGGGCATCGCCTCCGTACTGCCCGGCCTCCTGAGCACCGACGACCTGCCCGACGGCCCCCTGGTGATCGGCCCGCTGCCCGTCGTGGCGGCGCTCGGCGTGGGCGTCGGCATCACCGTGCTCGCCGCGTGGCTGCCGTCCCGCAAGGCGGCGAAGGTCGCGCCCATCGAGGCGCTGCGCTCGGCCGAGCGGCTGCCCACCGCCAACGCGTCCCGGGTGCGCGGCGTGGCGGGGCTGGTCCTGCTCGTGCCCGGCGCCGGGCTGCTGGTGTCGCTCACGGGGGCGAAGGACGCCTCCGAGGAGAACCTGCGGGACGCGATGTCCGGCTGCGCCCTCCTCGTCGTCGCCCTGATCGTGCTGGCGCCGCTCCTCGCCTCCCCCGTGATCCGGCTGAGCGGGCGGCTGACCGGCCGCCTCGGGATCACCGGCCACCTCGCGCGCGAGAACGCGCTGCGCGACCCGCGGCGTACCGCGGCCACCGCCTCCGCGCTGATGATCAGTACGGCGCTGGTGGCCGGGCTCGCCGTCATCGGCGACTCCACCGGGCAGGCTCTCGACCGTCAGGCCGCGGCCGGCCTCGGCGCCGACTACGTGATCACCAGCAGCTCCACCATGACGGGCATCGACCCGGCCGCCGAGCAGCGGGTGGCCCGGACGCCGGGGGTGAAGACGGCGGCCGCCGTCACGGACTCCACCGTGTTCACCGGCGGCGGTGTCCGCGCGATCGCCGGCGTGGATCCCGCCACCGTGGGCGAGGTCATGAGGCTCGACTTCGCCGCCGGTTCCCTGAAGGACCTCGGACCGGGCCGGATCGCCGTCTCCGCCACCGTCGCCCGGGAGCAGGGCGTGAGCGCGGGCGGGCAGCTGGGGGCCCGCATCGGCCGCAACCAGGAGGTCAAGCGGTACACGGTGGTCGGGGTCTACGAGGACAACCCCACCGCCGGGGACGTGCTGGGGGCCCGCGGCGAGGTGAGCGAGGACGGCTTCCTGCCCGGCTCCGTCCAGCGGATCCTCGTCCGCACCGAGAGCGGCGCGGTCTCGAAGGCCACCGAGGACCGGCTGCGCACCGCCACCGGCAACAGTCCGCTGGTGCGGGTGAAGGACCGGCGGGCAGTCGTGGACGAGGCCGCCGGCTCGCTGGCCGACCTGCTCACCCTGATGTACGGGCTGCTCGCCATCGGTGTCGTGATCTCCTCGCTGGGCATCGTCAACACCCTGGCGATGTCGGTGTCGGAGCGCACGCGCGAGATCGGCGTGCTGCGCGCCATCGGCATGGACCGCGCCGGGATCCGGCGGATGATCCGCCTGGAGTCGGTGACCGTCGCGCTGTTCGGCACGCTCCTGGGCCTGGCCGGCGGACTGTTCGCGGCGTGGGCGGTCGGCGCGCTGGCCAATGGTGCGATGGCCGAGTACTCCCTGACGCTGCCGTGGGGGACGCTGCTCCTCGTGTGCGTGGTGTCCCTCCTGATCGGCGCGGTCGCCGCCGCCGTCCCGGCCCGGCGGGCAGCCGCCCTGAGCCCCCTGGAGGCCGTCGCGGAGCAGTGA
- a CDS encoding metal ABC transporter ATP-binding protein — protein MGGLDVHMRGVACRHGRVEAVADVDLEIAAGEHVALTGTNGSGKTTLLRAVLGLHRQVSGSILVGGRGTGSAAEWAWRRRACAWIPQKPAAGRFPLLGDELLASGGAPDEAAEAARKLGVGALTRRPLHTLSGGQLQRMYLARAIGSVAAGAEVLLADEPTAALDFGGQEEAADVLVSLPVTLVVVTHDRALAERCDRVLEMAAGRLREVG, from the coding sequence ATGGGCGGGCTGGACGTACACATGCGGGGGGTCGCCTGCCGCCACGGCAGGGTCGAGGCGGTCGCCGACGTGGATCTGGAGATCGCGGCGGGCGAGCACGTCGCGCTGACCGGGACCAACGGTTCGGGCAAGACCACGCTGCTGCGTGCGGTCCTCGGGCTGCACCGCCAGGTCAGCGGCTCGATCCTGGTCGGCGGCCGGGGCACCGGCTCCGCCGCCGAGTGGGCGTGGCGGCGGCGGGCCTGCGCCTGGATCCCGCAGAAGCCGGCGGCCGGCCGGTTCCCGCTGCTCGGGGACGAGTTGCTGGCCAGTGGCGGCGCGCCGGACGAGGCCGCCGAGGCCGCGCGGAAGCTGGGTGTCGGCGCGCTGACGCGGCGCCCGCTGCACACGCTGTCCGGCGGCCAGTTGCAGCGGATGTACCTGGCGCGGGCGATCGGGTCGGTGGCCGCGGGGGCCGAGGTGCTCCTGGCCGACGAGCCGACCGCCGCGCTGGACTTCGGCGGCCAGGAGGAGGCGGCCGACGTGCTGGTCTCGCTGCCGGTGACCCTCGTCGTGGTGACGCACGACCGGGCGCTCGCGGAGCGCTGCGACCGCGTACTGGAGATGGCGGCGGGCCGGCTGCGGGAGGTCGGGTGA